Proteins co-encoded in one Gehongia tenuis genomic window:
- the tsf gene encoding translation elongation factor Ts produces MITASQVKELRERTGVGMMDCKKALTETDGDMEKAVELLREKGLAAAAKKAGRIAAEGIVESYIHMGGRIGVLVEVNCETDFVAKTDDFKSFVRDIAMQIAASNPQYVSKEEVPQDVIEKEKEILRIQALNEGKPEKIVDKMVEGRIQKYYKDVCLLEQPFVKDPDMTVSQLVNEKVAKIGEKIAVRRFVRYEMGEGLQKREDNFAEEVMSQMNG; encoded by the coding sequence ATGATTACTGCAAGCCAAGTCAAGGAGCTGAGAGAGCGCACCGGCGTGGGTATGATGGATTGCAAGAAGGCCCTTACGGAGACGGACGGCGATATGGAAAAGGCTGTTGAGCTTCTTCGTGAGAAGGGTCTTGCCGCGGCTGCCAAGAAGGCCGGCCGCATTGCCGCCGAGGGTATCGTGGAATCCTATATCCACATGGGCGGCCGAATTGGCGTTTTGGTGGAAGTGAACTGCGAGACCGACTTCGTGGCCAAGACCGACGATTTCAAGAGCTTCGTGCGGGATATCGCCATGCAGATCGCCGCTTCCAACCCCCAGTATGTGTCCAAGGAAGAGGTTCCCCAGGATGTTATCGAGAAGGAGAAGGAGATTCTCCGTATCCAGGCTTTGAACGAGGGCAAGCCCGAGAAGATCGTGGACAAGATGGTGGAAGGCCGCATCCAGAAGTATTATAAGGATGTATGCCTCCTCGAACAGCCCTTTGTGAAGGATCCCGATATGACCGTTTCTCAGCTGGTTAACGAGAAGGTCGCCAAAATCGGCGAAAAGATCGCGGTGCGCCGTTTCGTCCGCTATGAGATGGGTGAAGGCCTGCAGAAGCGCGAGGACAACTTTGCTGAGGAAGTTATGTCCCAGATGAATGGCTAA
- the pyrH gene encoding UMP kinase, which yields MSKPIYNRVILKISGEALAGDKHFGFDNDVIGEVTDAIIDTVKLGVQVGILVGGGNFWRGRDGKEMDRTTADYMGMLSTVLNALALQDALEHKGMETRVQTAIEMRQIAEPYIRRRAVRHLEKGRIVIFACGSGNPYFSTDTAAALRAAEIEADAILLAKNVDGVYNADPNQVSDAKRFDEIGYLDFINRGLSAMDTTAVTLCMDNHIPISVFSLAEPGNIVKAVMGEATGTLIR from the coding sequence ATGAGTAAGCCGATATACAACAGGGTGATTTTGAAGATCAGCGGCGAAGCGCTGGCCGGGGACAAACATTTCGGATTCGACAACGATGTCATAGGCGAGGTGACCGACGCCATCATCGACACGGTTAAGCTGGGTGTCCAGGTGGGTATCCTGGTGGGCGGCGGCAACTTCTGGCGGGGCCGGGACGGCAAGGAGATGGACCGCACCACGGCGGACTACATGGGGATGCTTTCCACGGTGCTGAACGCCCTGGCGCTGCAGGACGCTTTGGAGCATAAGGGCATGGAAACCCGGGTGCAGACCGCCATTGAGATGCGGCAGATCGCCGAACCCTACATCCGCCGCCGGGCGGTGCGCCACCTGGAGAAGGGACGCATCGTGATCTTTGCCTGCGGCAGCGGCAACCCCTATTTTTCCACCGACACGGCGGCGGCGCTTCGGGCGGCGGAAATTGAAGCGGATGCCATTTTACTGGCAAAGAATGTGGACGGCGTCTACAATGCCGATCCAAATCAGGTTTCCGATGCCAAGCGCTTTGATGAGATCGGTTATCTGGATTTCATCAACCGGGGTCTGTCCGCCATGGACACCACGGCGGTCACCCTTTGCATGGACAATCATATTCCCATCAGTGTGTTTTCGCTGGCCGAGCCCGGGAATATTGTCAAAGCCGTGATGGGCGAAGCGACGGGCACCTTAATTCGTTAA
- the frr gene encoding ribosome recycling factor, producing MPDALIQAATKKMEKTVELYKQDLASLRASRANPQVLDRIMVDYYGVPTPINQVGNVAVPEPRLLTITLWDTSMLKEVEKALLASDLGLTPSNDGKMIRLVFPELTEERRKELVKVLYKKNEEAKVAVRAVRRDTIDQFRRQKKNGEMTEDDYKDLEDEIQKLTDAKVKMLEGITAEKEKEIMEI from the coding sequence GTGCCGGATGCATTGATTCAAGCAGCAACAAAGAAAATGGAAAAGACAGTTGAACTTTATAAACAGGATTTGGCCAGCCTGCGGGCCAGCCGGGCCAACCCTCAGGTGTTGGACCGCATCATGGTGGACTATTACGGCGTTCCCACGCCCATCAATCAGGTGGGCAATGTGGCAGTCCCGGAGCCCCGGCTTTTGACCATTACCCTTTGGGACACCAGTATGCTGAAGGAAGTGGAAAAAGCACTTCTTGCTTCCGACCTTGGCTTGACCCCCTCCAACGATGGCAAGATGATCCGCCTCGTCTTCCCCGAACTGACGGAGGAGCGCCGCAAGGAGCTGGTCAAGGTGCTCTATAAGAAGAACGAGGAGGCCAAGGTGGCCGTGCGGGCGGTGCGGAGGGATACCATCGATCAGTTCCGGCGCCAGAAGAAGAACGGCGAAATGACGGAAGACGATTATAAGGACCTGGAGGATGAGATTCAAAAGCTCACCGATGCCAAGGTCAAGATGCTGGAAGGCATCACGGCTGAAAAAGAAAAGGAAATCATGGAAATCTAA
- a CDS encoding isoprenyl transferase, protein MSWESSLNGRRIEMDGKAKWFRSKAPEEWANLDPKRIPRHVAVIMDGNGRWATKRGLPRSMGHRAAMTALKNTIRMSSDLGMEALTLYAFSTENKKRPAQEVGFLMNLLVEFMAREIDELDENGVRIRIIGHYDELPEKVVACVGEAMERTKDNDGLKLSIALNYGSRLEIADGLKRFGKELLAGEICLEDVNEGTLGRYLDTAGLPDPDLVIRTSGELRISNFLLYQISYAELYFTDTLFPDFGEADYLEALQDYQKRNRRFGGVTEG, encoded by the coding sequence ATGTCCTGGGAATCCTCATTAAACGGACGGAGGATCGAGATGGACGGGAAAGCCAAATGGTTTCGTTCCAAAGCGCCTGAGGAATGGGCAAATTTGGATCCAAAGCGCATACCCCGCCACGTGGCCGTCATCATGGACGGCAATGGACGCTGGGCCACGAAGCGGGGGCTCCCCCGAAGCATGGGCCACAGGGCGGCTATGACGGCCCTCAAGAACACCATCCGCATGTCATCGGATCTGGGGATGGAGGCGCTCACCCTTTACGCGTTTTCCACGGAAAATAAGAAGCGTCCGGCCCAGGAGGTTGGTTTTTTGATGAACCTTCTGGTGGAATTCATGGCCAGGGAAATCGACGAACTGGACGAAAACGGCGTTCGCATCCGCATCATCGGCCACTACGATGAGCTGCCTGAAAAGGTGGTCGCCTGCGTGGGCGAGGCCATGGAACGGACGAAGGACAATGACGGGCTCAAACTGAGCATTGCCCTCAATTATGGGAGCCGGCTTGAGATTGCGGACGGCCTCAAGCGCTTCGGCAAGGAGCTTTTGGCGGGTGAAATTTGTCTGGAGGATGTGAACGAGGGGACCTTGGGCCGCTATCTCGATACCGCTGGGCTGCCCGATCCGGATCTCGTGATCCGAACCAGCGGCGAGCTTAGAATCAGCAACTTTTTGCTGTATCAAATTTCCTATGCCGAACTATACTTTACCGATACCCTGTTCCCCGATTTCGGGGAAGCGGATTATCTTGAAGCGCTTCAGGATTATCAAAAAAGAAACCGCCGTTTTGGTGGGGTAACGGAAGGGTAG
- a CDS encoding phosphatidate cytidylyltransferase, translating into MGKRIVTGVLWAIYLVAVIIFGGWPYWITVGGLMLIGTHEIQSVFKSANYRIVEWPGFVISALLVPAMLWKGAMGMLIVFCLGFVVALAWQVFHMEDTMGDLTGTAFGLFYPAMPLGFLALLMRFEPEPMGKIMVILVLACTFIGDTFAYFAGRAFGRHKLCPKVSPKKTVEGFIGGFAGSILAGIATALVVEHLFHVPVSMLYFVLTGILCGIAGPLGDLSASVIKRKLGVKDFGNFLPGHGGIIDRFDGVLFTAPMTWMLWTLFLGA; encoded by the coding sequence ATGGGAAAGAGAATCGTAACCGGCGTATTGTGGGCCATCTATCTGGTGGCGGTGATCATCTTTGGCGGCTGGCCCTATTGGATCACGGTGGGGGGCCTCATGCTGATTGGCACCCATGAGATTCAAAGCGTCTTTAAGAGCGCCAACTACCGGATCGTGGAATGGCCTGGTTTCGTGATCAGTGCCCTGCTGGTGCCCGCCATGCTCTGGAAGGGTGCCATGGGTATGCTCATCGTTTTCTGTCTTGGCTTTGTAGTGGCCTTGGCGTGGCAGGTCTTTCACATGGAGGACACGATGGGGGATCTGACGGGCACCGCCTTTGGTCTGTTTTATCCCGCCATGCCCCTTGGATTTTTGGCGCTGTTGATGCGCTTCGAACCGGAGCCCATGGGCAAGATCATGGTGATTTTGGTGCTTGCCTGCACGTTCATTGGCGATACCTTCGCCTATTTCGCCGGCAGAGCCTTCGGCAGGCACAAGCTCTGTCCCAAGGTGAGCCCCAAAAAGACGGTGGAAGGTTTCATCGGCGGATTTGCGGGCAGCATTCTGGCGGGCATCGCTACGGCCCTGGTGGTGGAGCATCTTTTCCATGTGCCGGTGTCCATGCTGTATTTTGTGCTGACCGGCATTTTATGCGGCATTGCGGGGCCACTGGGGGATCTCAGCGCCAGCGTGATCAAGCGCAAGCTGGGCGTGAAGGATTTTGGAAACTTCCTGCCGGGCCACGGCGGAATCATAGACCGTTTTGACGGCGTTCTTTTCACGGCGCCCATGACCTGGATGCTGTGGACACTATTTTTAGGAGCATAG
- the dxr gene encoding 1-deoxy-D-xylulose-5-phosphate reductoisomerase, which translates to MKRIAILGSTGSIGTQALDVVREHRDELEVIALTAHGNWELLNRQIEEFRPAFVGLVEEAAARELAPLLPPSVCLASGADCNREAATLPEVDMVLVSVVGMCGLLPTLAAIRAGKKIALANKETLVAGGDLVMRAVRETNGVLLPVDSEHSAIHQSLMGTRPGDLLRILLTASGGPFRTWSRERIEKATVKDALNHPTWNMGAKVTVDSASLMNKGLEVIEAAHLFQVSGREIKVVVHPQSIVHSMVELKDGAVIAQLGVPDMRLPIQLALMEDERRNLSGPRLDFASIGQLTFEDADMNRFPALRLAYEALESGGLMPVAFNAAGEVAVAAFLKERIPFGRMAELVERAMADTVHAPAPDLDTILGFDLEVRRKVALWMDVE; encoded by the coding sequence ATGAAGCGTATTGCCATATTGGGTTCCACGGGCTCCATTGGTACGCAGGCGCTGGACGTGGTGCGGGAGCACCGGGACGAATTGGAAGTCATTGCGCTGACGGCCCATGGGAACTGGGAGCTTCTTAATAGACAGATCGAAGAATTCAGGCCCGCGTTTGTGGGCTTGGTGGAGGAGGCGGCAGCGCGTGAGCTGGCGCCTTTGCTGCCCCCAAGTGTTTGTCTTGCATCGGGGGCGGACTGCAATCGTGAGGCGGCGACCCTTCCTGAAGTGGATATGGTGCTGGTGAGCGTGGTGGGCATGTGCGGGCTTCTGCCCACTTTGGCGGCCATTCGTGCAGGTAAGAAGATCGCCCTTGCCAACAAGGAGACGCTGGTGGCCGGCGGAGATTTGGTGATGCGGGCCGTAAGGGAAACGAACGGGGTATTGCTGCCGGTGGACAGTGAGCACTCGGCAATCCATCAAAGCCTGATGGGAACCAGGCCCGGCGATCTTCTCCGCATTCTTCTCACCGCTTCCGGCGGGCCCTTCCGGACATGGAGCCGTGAACGCATTGAAAAAGCCACGGTGAAGGATGCCCTCAACCATCCCACCTGGAACATGGGCGCCAAGGTTACGGTGGATTCAGCGAGCCTGATGAACAAGGGGCTGGAGGTCATCGAAGCCGCCCATCTTTTTCAGGTATCGGGGAGGGAGATCAAGGTGGTGGTCCACCCCCAAAGCATCGTCCATTCCATGGTGGAGCTGAAGGACGGTGCCGTGATCGCCCAGTTAGGGGTGCCGGATATGCGGCTTCCCATCCAGCTGGCGCTGATGGAGGATGAGCGAAGGAATCTGTCCGGCCCGAGGCTGGATTTTGCATCCATTGGCCAGCTGACCTTTGAGGATGCGGACATGAACCGGTTCCCGGCGCTGCGCCTCGCCTATGAGGCCCTGGAAAGCGGGGGATTGATGCCGGTGGCGTTCAATGCGGCGGGCGAAGTGGCGGTGGCCGCCTTTTTGAAGGAGAGGATTCCCTTCGGCCGCATGGCGGAACTGGTGGAGCGGGCTATGGCGGATACGGTTCATGCGCCGGCGCCCGATCTTGACACCATCCTGGGCTTTGACCTCGAGGTGCGCCGCAAAGTTGCGCTTTGGATGGATGTGGAGTAA
- the rseP gene encoding RIP metalloprotease RseP, whose amino-acid sequence MGFWSILIAILILGIIVFFHELGHFSVARLFKFKVIEFAVGMGPKLVSKTSRKNGIMYSLRALPFGGYCKFYGEDEDLDDPDAMNKKPVWQRFLVVAAGPLMNIVIAILVGIILFSVIGIYVVTPEIAEVAAGTPAAAAGIQAGDVIVAVNGEEADSAEAISEKIAAGGESFELTVERDGQRQNIQVSTYFDEELQKSRVGITFGQEKERYGIFSSIGESVKLNFDILGQMLGYLGNLFFKGEGVNDIMGPVGTIGVMSEMASQGFVYLLQMVMLISLNLGLINLLPLPALDGGRLVFLIIEGIRRKPIDPNKEGLVHMIGLVVLFGIMLLFTYKDIVRLIGGS is encoded by the coding sequence TTGGGTTTCTGGTCCATACTTATAGCCATTTTGATACTGGGGATCATCGTATTCTTTCATGAACTGGGGCATTTCAGCGTTGCACGGCTTTTCAAGTTCAAAGTGATTGAGTTTGCGGTGGGCATGGGGCCTAAACTCGTCTCCAAAACCAGCCGGAAGAATGGCATCATGTACAGTCTGCGCGCCCTGCCCTTTGGCGGATACTGCAAGTTCTACGGCGAAGATGAGGATTTGGACGACCCCGATGCCATGAACAAAAAGCCGGTTTGGCAAAGATTCCTGGTGGTGGCCGCCGGACCTTTGATGAACATCGTCATTGCCATTCTGGTCGGCATCATTCTGTTTTCGGTCATCGGCATCTATGTGGTCACCCCGGAGATTGCGGAAGTCGCTGCGGGCACGCCGGCAGCGGCAGCGGGCATTCAGGCGGGCGATGTCATTGTGGCCGTCAACGGTGAGGAAGCCGATTCGGCGGAGGCCATCAGCGAGAAGATCGCGGCGGGCGGCGAATCCTTTGAGCTTACGGTGGAAAGGGATGGACAGCGGCAAAATATTCAGGTTTCCACCTATTTTGATGAGGAGCTGCAAAAAAGCCGGGTGGGCATCACTTTCGGCCAGGAAAAGGAGCGCTATGGCATTTTCAGCTCCATTGGCGAATCGGTGAAGCTCAACTTTGATATTCTGGGTCAGATGCTGGGCTATCTGGGCAATCTGTTCTTCAAGGGGGAAGGGGTGAACGATATCATGGGTCCGGTGGGTACCATCGGCGTGATGAGCGAGATGGCCTCCCAGGGCTTTGTGTACCTGCTTCAGATGGTGATGCTGATCAGCCTCAACCTTGGGCTGATCAATCTGCTGCCCCTGCCGGCTCTCGACGGCGGCCGGCTGGTGTTTCTCATCATCGAGGGCATTCGCCGAAAGCCCATCGATCCGAACAAGGAGGGTCTGGTCCATATGATCGGCCTGGTGGTGCTCTTTGGCATCATGCTGCTTTTCACCTATAAGGATATCGTGCGGCTCATAGGAGGTTCGTAA
- the ispG gene encoding flavodoxin-dependent (E)-4-hydroxy-3-methylbut-2-enyl-diphosphate synthase, whose translation MERRTTRQVMAGCVPIGGDAPVTVQSMTNTDTRDVEATLRQIRALEDAGCEIIRLAVLDGECAEALKKIVPGAKVPLVADIHFDYRLALAVMEAGIAKVRINPGNIGSEARVREVVSSAKDHGVPIRIGVNGGSLPKDILARYGGPTPEALYEATMGHVKLLEKFNFQNIVLSLKASSAELTVRSTERISRACDYPLHIGVTEAGTSFSSTVKSSVGIGALLLQGIGDTIRVSITGDPVEEVKVGKAILKSLGYGKAGLEMISCPTCGRCQYNVEKVVREVERRLDPKLPLKVAVMGCVVNGPGEAREADLGIAGGKGSGILFMKGEKVKTVPESRYVEELVKAAENLAAAKRS comes from the coding sequence ATCGAAAGAAGAACAACCCGGCAGGTCATGGCGGGATGTGTGCCCATCGGCGGCGATGCGCCCGTCACCGTGCAGTCCATGACCAACACCGATACGCGGGATGTCGAGGCTACCCTCCGCCAGATTCGGGCACTGGAGGATGCGGGCTGTGAGATTATACGTCTTGCAGTGCTGGACGGTGAATGCGCGGAAGCGCTGAAGAAAATTGTTCCCGGTGCGAAGGTGCCTCTGGTTGCCGATATCCATTTCGATTACCGGCTTGCCCTTGCGGTCATGGAAGCGGGAATTGCGAAAGTAAGGATCAATCCCGGCAACATTGGCAGCGAAGCGCGGGTTCGGGAAGTGGTGAGCTCTGCCAAGGATCACGGGGTTCCCATCCGCATCGGGGTAAACGGCGGCTCTTTGCCAAAGGATATCCTGGCTCGGTACGGCGGCCCCACGCCGGAAGCTCTCTATGAGGCCACCATGGGCCACGTGAAGCTTTTGGAGAAATTTAACTTTCAAAATATTGTCCTGTCCCTCAAGGCTTCCTCGGCGGAGCTGACGGTGCGAAGCACTGAGCGCATCTCCCGGGCCTGTGATTATCCCCTTCATATCGGGGTGACGGAGGCGGGGACAAGCTTTTCCTCCACGGTGAAATCCAGCGTCGGTATCGGCGCCCTGTTGCTTCAGGGCATTGGGGACACCATCCGCGTATCCATCACCGGGGATCCGGTGGAGGAAGTGAAGGTGGGCAAGGCCATCTTGAAGAGCCTTGGCTACGGAAAAGCGGGTCTTGAAATGATCAGCTGCCCCACCTGCGGACGGTGCCAGTACAACGTGGAGAAAGTGGTTCGTGAGGTGGAGCGCCGACTTGATCCCAAGCTGCCCCTCAAGGTGGCGGTGATGGGCTGCGTGGTCAACGGGCCGGGAGAAGCCCGGGAAGCGGATCTTGGCATTGCGGGCGGCAAAGGATCCGGCATTCTTTTCATGAAGGGTGAGAAGGTAAAAACCGTGCCCGAATCCCGCTACGTGGAGGAACTGGTGAAAGCCGCTGAAAATCTGGCGGCGGCAAAACGCTCCTGA